A window of the Fulvia fulva chromosome 3, complete sequence genome harbors these coding sequences:
- a CDS encoding 6-methylsalicylic acid decarboxylase atA, which translates to MGSMEHSKISLAVLGGGIAGLALGVGLSKNPNVDFHIYESVPEYKDIGAGLALHLNAIKAMTLIGDEVKQAYFDKALNMGEADVEMVTQVILAQGPNSGELVAELGRAKGRKTVARHELMKGFMELLPKGSISNGKRAEKIEESDKGVTVYFTDGSKVEADGVIGADGVHSITRSHILGANHPAVGAKNHNGYQNYRRMMSMDEARKYGIDEKWTKFVPILCGPRGNVNSMPLAKGQKLSVGLAVRGLRFEADKYSGAPPLKDQLHLFDDYSEEAKNMVRMVADDTSGSWSYADHDHAPTYYKGRVCMIGDAAHAMHPFAGQGAAQALEDCAVMTHLFSRVDSPAQVEQAFAAYDKVRRPRSQHQVDLSRKHGDIYNYAADGMENDPDAMRAFFKESASFSNNVDLQAQNDDAMRVFEALL; encoded by the exons ATGGGCTCCATGGAACACTCCAAGATCTCTCTTGCAGTACTAGGAGGCGGTATCGCTGGGCTGGCACTAGGAGTGGGATTGTCCAAGAACCCAAATGTCGACTTCCACATCTACGAGAGCGTACCAGAGTACAAGGATATTGGTGCCGGACTTGCACTGCATCTGAATGCGATCAAGGCCATGACACTCATAGGCGACGAGGTGAAGCAGGCTTACTTTGACAAGGCGCTGAACATGGGCGAGGCGGACGTGGAGATGGTCACACAGGTCATCTTAGCACAAGGTCCAAACAGCGGCGAGCTTGTAGCTGAGCTCGGAAGAGCAAAAGGTAGAAAGACGGTGGCCAGGCATGAGTTGATGAAGGGCTTCATGGAGCTGTTACCGAAGGGCAGCATAAGCAATGGCAAAAGAGCTGAGAAGATCGAGGAGAGCGACAAGGGCGTGACAGTGTACTTCACGGACGGCTCGAAAGTGGAGGCAGACGGCGTTATTGGAGCAGACGGTGTGCACAGCATTACTAGATCGCACATCTTGGGCGCGAATCATCCTGCAGTGGGCGCGAAGAACCACAATGGCTACCAAAACTATCGAAGAATGATGTCAATGGACGAAGCGCGAAAGTACGGGATCGATGAGAAGTGGACAAAGTTCGTTCCAATCCTATGCGGTCCACGTGGGAATGTCAACTCCATGCCGCTCGCCAAAGGCCAGAAGTTGAGCGTAGGTCTTGCTGTGCGAGGACTTCGATTCGAGGCGGACAAGTATAGTGGCGCGCCGCCGCTGAAAGATCAGCTACACCTGTTCGACGACTACAGCGAAGAAGCGAAGAACATGGTTCGCATGGTTGCAGACGACACGTCTGGATCGTGGAGTTATGCTGATCATGATCACGCACCCACTTACTACAAAGGCCGCGTTTGCATGATTGGAGATGCCGCACATGCAATGCACCC CTTCGCCGGTCAAGGCGCAGCTCAGGCCCTAGAAGATTGCGCTGTCATGACACACCTCTTCTCCAGAGTCGACTCACCTGCACAGGTAGAACAAGCCTTTGCAGCATACGACAAAGTACGACGACCACGCTCACAACATCAGGTCGACCTGTCTCGGAAGCATGGCGATATTTACAACTATGCGGCAGACGGCATGGAGAACGACCCAGACGCGATGCGAGCATTTTTCAAAGAGTCTGCGAGCTTCTCCAACAATGTCGATCTTCAGGCACAGAACGACGATGCGATGAGGGTGTTTGAAGCATTATTATAG
- a CDS encoding Short-chain dehydrogenase RED2 yields the protein MAYFNTTGVALVTGVTGGIGQGAANALAAAGATAIALADVDGERVHHAAKNSKRYATDAQYRARSWKLDMTDHAAVDQVVKAVVAQFGRLDYLVNSAGVDVKQHVAVPDDDPADYYRVMAVNAKGILTVSRAVSKAMAEQEPKQFTTLSGVHRSLGRGQIVNVTSAMSLAAVPRKVAYTASKHAALATTRAMCM from the exons ATGGCTTACTTCAACACCACAGGCGTAGCGCTTGTCACAGGTGTCA CTGGTGGGATTGGCCAAGGCGCTGCAAATGCACTTGCTGCCGCAGGTGCGACGGCAATCGCGTTGGCGGACGTTGATGGAGAGAGAGTCCACCACGCTGCCAAGAATAGCAAGCGGTACGCCACGGACGCCCAGTACCGTGCAAGAAGCTGGAAGCTCGACATGACGGACCACGCGGCCGTTGACCAGGTTGTCAAGGCCGTGGTAGCACAATTCGGCAGACTCGACTACCTCGTGAACAGCGCTGGT GTCGACGTGAAACAACATGTGGCCGTGCCAGATGACGATCCTGCCGACTACTACCGGGTCATGGCCGTAAATGCCAAAGGCATCTTGACGGTGTCAAGAGCCGTCTCGAAAGCCATGGCAGAGCAGGAGCCGAAGCAGTTCACCACTCTCAGCGGCGTCCATCGAAGTCTCGGGCGAGGTCAGATAGTCAATGTGACTTCGGCCATGTCACTAGCAGCGGTTCCCAGAAAAGTGGCATACACCGCATCGAAGCATGCTGCTCTTGCGACCACTCGAGCGATGTGTATGTGA